A region from the Benincasa hispida cultivar B227 chromosome 8, ASM972705v1, whole genome shotgun sequence genome encodes:
- the LOC120083620 gene encoding G-type lectin S-receptor-like serine/threonine-protein kinase At1g11410 isoform X1 has translation MKPLLPERAVFLISLFLVISVGSQFSLGLENSNSTFQIIKDGDRLVSSNKNFALGFFSFNNSTTRRYVGIWYNQIPQLTLVWVANRNQPLNDTRGTLALDRHGNVVVFTPTQTISLWSTNATIQSNDDVSVELRNTGNLALIKRESQKVIWQSFDYPSHVLLPYMKLGVNRRTGFSWFLTSWKAHDDPGTGNFSCRIDPTGYPQLVLYDGNVPWWRGGSWTGRRWTGVPEMTRSFIINTSYIDNSEEVSITNSVTVDTVLMRMTLDESGLVHRSTWNGQEQKWNEFWSAPIEWCDSYNRCGPNSNCDPYNVEQFQCKCLPGFEPRSNQNWFLRDPSGGCIRKRPNATCQSGEGFVKVSRVKVPDTSMARVDKSMSLEACEQACLNDCNCTAYTSVNETVGTGCLMWYGDLVDTRTYANVGQDLYVRVDAIELAQYVQNSNRHPTKKVIAIVIVSFVALVLLVISLIYLWETARKRRERLSNLSLNFGESLNSKEFDESRTSSDLPIFDLLTIAKATDNFSFTNKLGEGGFGAVYKGKLTNGEEIAVKRLAKNSGQGVGEFKNEVTLIAKLQHRNLVRILGYCVKNEEKMLVYEYLPNKSLDSFIFDESKRALLNWQKRFEIICGIARGLLYLHQDSRLKIIHRDLKASNILLDADLIPKIADFGMARIFGQDQIQANTNRIVGTYGYMSPEYAMEGLFSVKSDVYSFGILVLEMITGKKNNYDSSHLNLVGHVWELWKLETATELVDSSLEESSCGHEIMRCLQIGLLCVQEDATDRPTMSTVIFMLRNEVALPSPKKPAFILKRKYNSGDPSTSTEGANSVNDLTISIINAR, from the exons ATGAAGCCTCTTCTTCCTGAACGGGCCGTCTTCCTCATTTCCTTGTTTTTGGTAATTTCTGTTGGCAGCCAGTTTAGCCTTGGCCTTGAGAATTCGAATTCTACTTTTCAAATCATCAAAGATGGGGATCGCTTGGTATCCAGCAATAAGAATTTCGCTCTTGGATTCTTCAGTTTCAACAATTCCACCACTCGCCGATATGTCGGAATTTGGTACAATCAAATCCCTCAACTAACCCTCGTTTGGGTTGCCAACAGAAACCAACCCCTTAACGACACCAGAGGAACCTTAGCCCTCGACCGCCATGGAAACGTCGTCGTTTTCACCCCCACTCAAACCATATCTCTTTGGTCTACAAACGCTACCATCCAATCAAACGACGACGTGTCGGTTGAGCTTCGGAATACAGGAAATCTCGCCCTGATTAAACGCGAAAGCCAAAAGGTTATTTGGCAAAGCTTTGATTATCCATCTCATGTCCTTCTTCCCTACATGAAATTAGGGGTGAACCGGCGGACCGGGTTCAGCTGGTTCCTAACTTCATGGAAGGCGCATGACGATCCGGGAACCGGGAACTTCAGTTGCCGAATTGACCCGACTGGGTATCCACAACTGGTTTTGTACGACGGAAATGTTCCGTGGTGGCGGGGAGGATCGTGGACGGGGAGAAGATGGACCGGAGTACCTGAAATGACAAGGTCATTTATAATTAACACGTCATATATTGACAATAGTGAAGAGGTTTCCATAACAAACAGTGTAACAGTGGACACGGTTTTAATGCGAATGACTCTAGATGAATCCGGTTTGGTGCATCGGTCCACATGGAACGGACAAGAGCAAAAGTGGAACGAATTTTGGTCCGCTCCAATCGAATGGTGTGACAGCTACAACCGGTGCGGTCCGAACAGTAACTGCGACCCATACAATGTGGAGCAGTTCCAATGCAAGTGCCTACCCGGGTTCGAACCACGATCGAACCAGAATTGGTTCTTGAGAGATCCGTCGGGTGGGTGCATCAGGAAGAGGCCGAATGCGACGTGTCAAAGTGGAGAGGGTTTTGTGAAGGTGTCACGTGTGAAGGTGCCGGATACGTCGATGGCACGTGTGGATAAGAGTATGAGTTTAGAAGCGTGCGAACAAGCCTGTCTAAATGATTGTAATTGTACGGCTTACACAAGTGTAAATGAGACAGTGGGAACCGGTTGTTTGATGTGGTATGGAGATTTGGTTGACACGCGTACTTATGCCAACGTGGGTCAAGATCTTTACGTAAGAGTTGATGCTATTGAATTAG CTCAATATGTACAAAATTCAAACCGTCATCCAACAAAGAAGGTGATAGCAATTGTTATTGTGTCTTTTGTTGCATTGGTGCTACTCGTGATCTCGTTGATTTATTTATGGGAAACAGCTAGAAAAA GAAGGGAGAGATTATCGAACTTATCTCTTAACTTTGGGGAATCTCTAAATTCAAAGGAATTTGATGAAAGTAGAACAAGTTCAGATTTGCCTATATTTGACTTGTTGACCATAGCAAAGGCAACCGACAATTTTTCATTTACTAACAAGCTTGGAGAAGGTGGCTTTGGCGCAGTTTATAAG gGAAAACTTACAAATGGAGAGGAAATTGCAGTTAAAAGGTTGGCTAAGAATTCAGGGCAAGGAGTTGGAGAGTTCAAGAATGAAGTTACTTTAATTGCAAAGCTTCAACATAGAAACCTCGTCAGAATTTTAGGCTACTGCGTTAAGAATGAAGAGAAAATGCTTGTGTATGAATACTTGCCAAACAAAAGCTTGGATTCTTTCATCTTTG ATGAGAGCAAGAGGGCTTTGCTCAATTGGCAAAAACGTTTTGAAATTATATGTGGCATCGCAAGAGGACTCTTATATCTTCATCAAGATTCTAGATTGAAAATCATTCATAGAGATTTGAAGGCGAGCAATATACTATTGGATGCTGATTTGATCCCCAAAATTGCAGATTTTGGCATGGCAAGAATATTTGGTCAGGATCAAATTCAAGCAAATACAAATCGCATTGTGGGAACGTA CGGTTATATGTCTCCAGAATATGCAATGGAAGGCTTATTTtcagtgaaatcggatgtatacaGCTTTGGAATTTTGGTACTAGAGATGATTACGGGCAAAAAGAACAACTATGATTCCTCCCACTTAAACTTGGTTGGACAT GTTTGGGAGCTCTGGAAATTAGAGACTGCGACGGAATTAGTAGACTCAAGTTTGGAAGAATCAAGTTGTGGACATGAAATCATGAGATGCCTACAAATTGGGTTATTATGTGTTCAAGAGGATGCTACAGATCGTCCGACCATGTCGACTGTTATCTTTATGTTAAGGAATGAAGTGGCTCTTCCTTCTCCAAAGAAACCTGCttttattttaaagagaaaatacaaCAGTGGAGATCCATCCACCAGTACTGAAGGAGCCAACTCTGTAAATGATCTAACAATTTCTATAATCAATGCAcgttaa
- the LOC120083620 gene encoding G-type lectin S-receptor-like serine/threonine-protein kinase At1g11410 isoform X4, with protein MKPLLPERAVFLISLFLVISVGSQFSLGLENSNSTFQIIKDGDRLVSSNKNFALGFFSFNNSTTRRYVGIWYNQIPQLTLVWVANRNQPLNDTRGTLALDRHGNVVVFTPTQTISLWSTNATIQSNDDVSVELRNTGNLALIKRESQKVIWQSFDYPSHVLLPYMKLGVNRRTGFSWFLTSWKAHDDPGTGNFSCRIDPTGYPQLVLYDGNVPWWRGGSWTGRRWTGVPEMTRSFIINTSYIDNSEEVSITNSVTVDTVLMRMTLDESGLVHRSTWNGQEQKWNEFWSAPIEWCDSYNRCGPNSNCDPYNVEQFQCKCLPGFEPRSNQNWFLRDPSGGCIRKRPNATCQSGEGFVKVSRVKVPDTSMARVDKSMSLEACEQACLNDCNCTAYTSVNETVGTGCLMWYGDLVDTRTYANVGQDLYVRVDAIELAQYVQNSNRHPTKKVIAIVIVSFVALVLLVISLIYLWETARKRRERLSNLSLNFGESLNSKEFDESRTSSDLPIFDLLTIAKATDNFSFTNKLGEGGFGAVYKGKLTNGEEIAVKRLAKNSGQGVGEFKNEVTLIAKLQHRNLVRILGYCVKNEEKMLVYEYLPNKSLDSFIFDFGMARIFGQDQIQANTNRIVGTYGYMSPEYAMEGLFSVKSDVYSFGILVLEMITGKKNNYDSSHLNLVGHVWELWKLETATELVDSSLEESSCGHEIMRCLQIGLLCVQEDATDRPTMSTVIFMLRNEVALPSPKKPAFILKRKYNSGDPSTSTEGANSVNDLTISIINAR; from the exons ATGAAGCCTCTTCTTCCTGAACGGGCCGTCTTCCTCATTTCCTTGTTTTTGGTAATTTCTGTTGGCAGCCAGTTTAGCCTTGGCCTTGAGAATTCGAATTCTACTTTTCAAATCATCAAAGATGGGGATCGCTTGGTATCCAGCAATAAGAATTTCGCTCTTGGATTCTTCAGTTTCAACAATTCCACCACTCGCCGATATGTCGGAATTTGGTACAATCAAATCCCTCAACTAACCCTCGTTTGGGTTGCCAACAGAAACCAACCCCTTAACGACACCAGAGGAACCTTAGCCCTCGACCGCCATGGAAACGTCGTCGTTTTCACCCCCACTCAAACCATATCTCTTTGGTCTACAAACGCTACCATCCAATCAAACGACGACGTGTCGGTTGAGCTTCGGAATACAGGAAATCTCGCCCTGATTAAACGCGAAAGCCAAAAGGTTATTTGGCAAAGCTTTGATTATCCATCTCATGTCCTTCTTCCCTACATGAAATTAGGGGTGAACCGGCGGACCGGGTTCAGCTGGTTCCTAACTTCATGGAAGGCGCATGACGATCCGGGAACCGGGAACTTCAGTTGCCGAATTGACCCGACTGGGTATCCACAACTGGTTTTGTACGACGGAAATGTTCCGTGGTGGCGGGGAGGATCGTGGACGGGGAGAAGATGGACCGGAGTACCTGAAATGACAAGGTCATTTATAATTAACACGTCATATATTGACAATAGTGAAGAGGTTTCCATAACAAACAGTGTAACAGTGGACACGGTTTTAATGCGAATGACTCTAGATGAATCCGGTTTGGTGCATCGGTCCACATGGAACGGACAAGAGCAAAAGTGGAACGAATTTTGGTCCGCTCCAATCGAATGGTGTGACAGCTACAACCGGTGCGGTCCGAACAGTAACTGCGACCCATACAATGTGGAGCAGTTCCAATGCAAGTGCCTACCCGGGTTCGAACCACGATCGAACCAGAATTGGTTCTTGAGAGATCCGTCGGGTGGGTGCATCAGGAAGAGGCCGAATGCGACGTGTCAAAGTGGAGAGGGTTTTGTGAAGGTGTCACGTGTGAAGGTGCCGGATACGTCGATGGCACGTGTGGATAAGAGTATGAGTTTAGAAGCGTGCGAACAAGCCTGTCTAAATGATTGTAATTGTACGGCTTACACAAGTGTAAATGAGACAGTGGGAACCGGTTGTTTGATGTGGTATGGAGATTTGGTTGACACGCGTACTTATGCCAACGTGGGTCAAGATCTTTACGTAAGAGTTGATGCTATTGAATTAG CTCAATATGTACAAAATTCAAACCGTCATCCAACAAAGAAGGTGATAGCAATTGTTATTGTGTCTTTTGTTGCATTGGTGCTACTCGTGATCTCGTTGATTTATTTATGGGAAACAGCTAGAAAAA GAAGGGAGAGATTATCGAACTTATCTCTTAACTTTGGGGAATCTCTAAATTCAAAGGAATTTGATGAAAGTAGAACAAGTTCAGATTTGCCTATATTTGACTTGTTGACCATAGCAAAGGCAACCGACAATTTTTCATTTACTAACAAGCTTGGAGAAGGTGGCTTTGGCGCAGTTTATAAG gGAAAACTTACAAATGGAGAGGAAATTGCAGTTAAAAGGTTGGCTAAGAATTCAGGGCAAGGAGTTGGAGAGTTCAAGAATGAAGTTACTTTAATTGCAAAGCTTCAACATAGAAACCTCGTCAGAATTTTAGGCTACTGCGTTAAGAATGAAGAGAAAATGCTTGTGTATGAATACTTGCCAAACAAAAGCTTGGATTCTTTCATCTTTG ATTTTGGCATGGCAAGAATATTTGGTCAGGATCAAATTCAAGCAAATACAAATCGCATTGTGGGAACGTA CGGTTATATGTCTCCAGAATATGCAATGGAAGGCTTATTTtcagtgaaatcggatgtatacaGCTTTGGAATTTTGGTACTAGAGATGATTACGGGCAAAAAGAACAACTATGATTCCTCCCACTTAAACTTGGTTGGACAT GTTTGGGAGCTCTGGAAATTAGAGACTGCGACGGAATTAGTAGACTCAAGTTTGGAAGAATCAAGTTGTGGACATGAAATCATGAGATGCCTACAAATTGGGTTATTATGTGTTCAAGAGGATGCTACAGATCGTCCGACCATGTCGACTGTTATCTTTATGTTAAGGAATGAAGTGGCTCTTCCTTCTCCAAAGAAACCTGCttttattttaaagagaaaatacaaCAGTGGAGATCCATCCACCAGTACTGAAGGAGCCAACTCTGTAAATGATCTAACAATTTCTATAATCAATGCAcgttaa
- the LOC120083620 gene encoding G-type lectin S-receptor-like serine/threonine-protein kinase At1g11410 isoform X3, which yields MKPLLPERAVFLISLFLVISVGSQFSLGLENSNSTFQIIKDGDRLVSSNKNFALGFFSFNNSTTRRYVGIWYNQIPQLTLVWVANRNQPLNDTRGTLALDRHGNVVVFTPTQTISLWSTNATIQSNDDVSVELRNTGNLALIKRESQKVIWQSFDYPSHVLLPYMKLGVNRRTGFSWFLTSWKAHDDPGTGNFSCRIDPTGYPQLVLYDGNVPWWRGGSWTGRRWTGVPEMTRSFIINTSYIDNSEEVSITNSVTVDTVLMRMTLDESGLVHRSTWNGQEQKWNEFWSAPIEWCDSYNRCGPNSNCDPYNVEQFQCKCLPGFEPRSNQNWFLRDPSGGCIRKRPNATCQSGEGFVKVSRVKVPDTSMARVDKSMSLEACEQACLNDCNCTAYTSVNETVGTGCLMWYGDLVDTRTYANVGQDLYVRVDAIELGRERLSNLSLNFGESLNSKEFDESRTSSDLPIFDLLTIAKATDNFSFTNKLGEGGFGAVYKGKLTNGEEIAVKRLAKNSGQGVGEFKNEVTLIAKLQHRNLVRILGYCVKNEEKMLVYEYLPNKSLDSFIFDESKRALLNWQKRFEIICGIARGLLYLHQDSRLKIIHRDLKASNILLDADLIPKIADFGMARIFGQDQIQANTNRIVGTYGYMSPEYAMEGLFSVKSDVYSFGILVLEMITGKKNNYDSSHLNLVGHVWELWKLETATELVDSSLEESSCGHEIMRCLQIGLLCVQEDATDRPTMSTVIFMLRNEVALPSPKKPAFILKRKYNSGDPSTSTEGANSVNDLTISIINAR from the exons ATGAAGCCTCTTCTTCCTGAACGGGCCGTCTTCCTCATTTCCTTGTTTTTGGTAATTTCTGTTGGCAGCCAGTTTAGCCTTGGCCTTGAGAATTCGAATTCTACTTTTCAAATCATCAAAGATGGGGATCGCTTGGTATCCAGCAATAAGAATTTCGCTCTTGGATTCTTCAGTTTCAACAATTCCACCACTCGCCGATATGTCGGAATTTGGTACAATCAAATCCCTCAACTAACCCTCGTTTGGGTTGCCAACAGAAACCAACCCCTTAACGACACCAGAGGAACCTTAGCCCTCGACCGCCATGGAAACGTCGTCGTTTTCACCCCCACTCAAACCATATCTCTTTGGTCTACAAACGCTACCATCCAATCAAACGACGACGTGTCGGTTGAGCTTCGGAATACAGGAAATCTCGCCCTGATTAAACGCGAAAGCCAAAAGGTTATTTGGCAAAGCTTTGATTATCCATCTCATGTCCTTCTTCCCTACATGAAATTAGGGGTGAACCGGCGGACCGGGTTCAGCTGGTTCCTAACTTCATGGAAGGCGCATGACGATCCGGGAACCGGGAACTTCAGTTGCCGAATTGACCCGACTGGGTATCCACAACTGGTTTTGTACGACGGAAATGTTCCGTGGTGGCGGGGAGGATCGTGGACGGGGAGAAGATGGACCGGAGTACCTGAAATGACAAGGTCATTTATAATTAACACGTCATATATTGACAATAGTGAAGAGGTTTCCATAACAAACAGTGTAACAGTGGACACGGTTTTAATGCGAATGACTCTAGATGAATCCGGTTTGGTGCATCGGTCCACATGGAACGGACAAGAGCAAAAGTGGAACGAATTTTGGTCCGCTCCAATCGAATGGTGTGACAGCTACAACCGGTGCGGTCCGAACAGTAACTGCGACCCATACAATGTGGAGCAGTTCCAATGCAAGTGCCTACCCGGGTTCGAACCACGATCGAACCAGAATTGGTTCTTGAGAGATCCGTCGGGTGGGTGCATCAGGAAGAGGCCGAATGCGACGTGTCAAAGTGGAGAGGGTTTTGTGAAGGTGTCACGTGTGAAGGTGCCGGATACGTCGATGGCACGTGTGGATAAGAGTATGAGTTTAGAAGCGTGCGAACAAGCCTGTCTAAATGATTGTAATTGTACGGCTTACACAAGTGTAAATGAGACAGTGGGAACCGGTTGTTTGATGTGGTATGGAGATTTGGTTGACACGCGTACTTATGCCAACGTGGGTCAAGATCTTTACGTAAGAGTTGATGCTATTGAATTAG GAAGGGAGAGATTATCGAACTTATCTCTTAACTTTGGGGAATCTCTAAATTCAAAGGAATTTGATGAAAGTAGAACAAGTTCAGATTTGCCTATATTTGACTTGTTGACCATAGCAAAGGCAACCGACAATTTTTCATTTACTAACAAGCTTGGAGAAGGTGGCTTTGGCGCAGTTTATAAG gGAAAACTTACAAATGGAGAGGAAATTGCAGTTAAAAGGTTGGCTAAGAATTCAGGGCAAGGAGTTGGAGAGTTCAAGAATGAAGTTACTTTAATTGCAAAGCTTCAACATAGAAACCTCGTCAGAATTTTAGGCTACTGCGTTAAGAATGAAGAGAAAATGCTTGTGTATGAATACTTGCCAAACAAAAGCTTGGATTCTTTCATCTTTG ATGAGAGCAAGAGGGCTTTGCTCAATTGGCAAAAACGTTTTGAAATTATATGTGGCATCGCAAGAGGACTCTTATATCTTCATCAAGATTCTAGATTGAAAATCATTCATAGAGATTTGAAGGCGAGCAATATACTATTGGATGCTGATTTGATCCCCAAAATTGCAGATTTTGGCATGGCAAGAATATTTGGTCAGGATCAAATTCAAGCAAATACAAATCGCATTGTGGGAACGTA CGGTTATATGTCTCCAGAATATGCAATGGAAGGCTTATTTtcagtgaaatcggatgtatacaGCTTTGGAATTTTGGTACTAGAGATGATTACGGGCAAAAAGAACAACTATGATTCCTCCCACTTAAACTTGGTTGGACAT GTTTGGGAGCTCTGGAAATTAGAGACTGCGACGGAATTAGTAGACTCAAGTTTGGAAGAATCAAGTTGTGGACATGAAATCATGAGATGCCTACAAATTGGGTTATTATGTGTTCAAGAGGATGCTACAGATCGTCCGACCATGTCGACTGTTATCTTTATGTTAAGGAATGAAGTGGCTCTTCCTTCTCCAAAGAAACCTGCttttattttaaagagaaaatacaaCAGTGGAGATCCATCCACCAGTACTGAAGGAGCCAACTCTGTAAATGATCTAACAATTTCTATAATCAATGCAcgttaa
- the LOC120083620 gene encoding G-type lectin S-receptor-like serine/threonine-protein kinase At1g11410 isoform X2: protein MKPLLPERAVFLISLFLVISVGSQFSLGLENSNSTFQIIKDGDRLVSSNKNFALGFFSFNNSTTRRYVGIWYNQIPQLTLVWVANRNQPLNDTRGTLALDRHGNVVVFTPTQTISLWSTNATIQSNDDVSVELRNTGNLALIKRESQKVIWQSFDYPSHVLLPYMKLGVNRRTGFSWFLTSWKAHDDPGTGNFSCRIDPTGYPQLVLYDGNVPWWRGGSWTGRRWTGVPEMTRSFIINTSYIDNSEEVSITNSVTVDTVLMRMTLDESGLVHRSTWNGQEQKWNEFWSAPIEWCDSYNRCGPNSNCDPYNVEQFQCKCLPGFEPRSNQNWFLRDPSGGCIRKRPNATCQSGEGFVKVSRVKVPDTSMARVDKSMSLEACEQACLNDCNCTAYTSVNETVGTGCLMWYGDLVDTRTYANVGQDLYVRVDAIELARKRRERLSNLSLNFGESLNSKEFDESRTSSDLPIFDLLTIAKATDNFSFTNKLGEGGFGAVYKGKLTNGEEIAVKRLAKNSGQGVGEFKNEVTLIAKLQHRNLVRILGYCVKNEEKMLVYEYLPNKSLDSFIFDESKRALLNWQKRFEIICGIARGLLYLHQDSRLKIIHRDLKASNILLDADLIPKIADFGMARIFGQDQIQANTNRIVGTYGYMSPEYAMEGLFSVKSDVYSFGILVLEMITGKKNNYDSSHLNLVGHVWELWKLETATELVDSSLEESSCGHEIMRCLQIGLLCVQEDATDRPTMSTVIFMLRNEVALPSPKKPAFILKRKYNSGDPSTSTEGANSVNDLTISIINAR from the exons ATGAAGCCTCTTCTTCCTGAACGGGCCGTCTTCCTCATTTCCTTGTTTTTGGTAATTTCTGTTGGCAGCCAGTTTAGCCTTGGCCTTGAGAATTCGAATTCTACTTTTCAAATCATCAAAGATGGGGATCGCTTGGTATCCAGCAATAAGAATTTCGCTCTTGGATTCTTCAGTTTCAACAATTCCACCACTCGCCGATATGTCGGAATTTGGTACAATCAAATCCCTCAACTAACCCTCGTTTGGGTTGCCAACAGAAACCAACCCCTTAACGACACCAGAGGAACCTTAGCCCTCGACCGCCATGGAAACGTCGTCGTTTTCACCCCCACTCAAACCATATCTCTTTGGTCTACAAACGCTACCATCCAATCAAACGACGACGTGTCGGTTGAGCTTCGGAATACAGGAAATCTCGCCCTGATTAAACGCGAAAGCCAAAAGGTTATTTGGCAAAGCTTTGATTATCCATCTCATGTCCTTCTTCCCTACATGAAATTAGGGGTGAACCGGCGGACCGGGTTCAGCTGGTTCCTAACTTCATGGAAGGCGCATGACGATCCGGGAACCGGGAACTTCAGTTGCCGAATTGACCCGACTGGGTATCCACAACTGGTTTTGTACGACGGAAATGTTCCGTGGTGGCGGGGAGGATCGTGGACGGGGAGAAGATGGACCGGAGTACCTGAAATGACAAGGTCATTTATAATTAACACGTCATATATTGACAATAGTGAAGAGGTTTCCATAACAAACAGTGTAACAGTGGACACGGTTTTAATGCGAATGACTCTAGATGAATCCGGTTTGGTGCATCGGTCCACATGGAACGGACAAGAGCAAAAGTGGAACGAATTTTGGTCCGCTCCAATCGAATGGTGTGACAGCTACAACCGGTGCGGTCCGAACAGTAACTGCGACCCATACAATGTGGAGCAGTTCCAATGCAAGTGCCTACCCGGGTTCGAACCACGATCGAACCAGAATTGGTTCTTGAGAGATCCGTCGGGTGGGTGCATCAGGAAGAGGCCGAATGCGACGTGTCAAAGTGGAGAGGGTTTTGTGAAGGTGTCACGTGTGAAGGTGCCGGATACGTCGATGGCACGTGTGGATAAGAGTATGAGTTTAGAAGCGTGCGAACAAGCCTGTCTAAATGATTGTAATTGTACGGCTTACACAAGTGTAAATGAGACAGTGGGAACCGGTTGTTTGATGTGGTATGGAGATTTGGTTGACACGCGTACTTATGCCAACGTGGGTCAAGATCTTTACGTAAGAGTTGATGCTATTGAATTAG CTAGAAAAA GAAGGGAGAGATTATCGAACTTATCTCTTAACTTTGGGGAATCTCTAAATTCAAAGGAATTTGATGAAAGTAGAACAAGTTCAGATTTGCCTATATTTGACTTGTTGACCATAGCAAAGGCAACCGACAATTTTTCATTTACTAACAAGCTTGGAGAAGGTGGCTTTGGCGCAGTTTATAAG gGAAAACTTACAAATGGAGAGGAAATTGCAGTTAAAAGGTTGGCTAAGAATTCAGGGCAAGGAGTTGGAGAGTTCAAGAATGAAGTTACTTTAATTGCAAAGCTTCAACATAGAAACCTCGTCAGAATTTTAGGCTACTGCGTTAAGAATGAAGAGAAAATGCTTGTGTATGAATACTTGCCAAACAAAAGCTTGGATTCTTTCATCTTTG ATGAGAGCAAGAGGGCTTTGCTCAATTGGCAAAAACGTTTTGAAATTATATGTGGCATCGCAAGAGGACTCTTATATCTTCATCAAGATTCTAGATTGAAAATCATTCATAGAGATTTGAAGGCGAGCAATATACTATTGGATGCTGATTTGATCCCCAAAATTGCAGATTTTGGCATGGCAAGAATATTTGGTCAGGATCAAATTCAAGCAAATACAAATCGCATTGTGGGAACGTA CGGTTATATGTCTCCAGAATATGCAATGGAAGGCTTATTTtcagtgaaatcggatgtatacaGCTTTGGAATTTTGGTACTAGAGATGATTACGGGCAAAAAGAACAACTATGATTCCTCCCACTTAAACTTGGTTGGACAT GTTTGGGAGCTCTGGAAATTAGAGACTGCGACGGAATTAGTAGACTCAAGTTTGGAAGAATCAAGTTGTGGACATGAAATCATGAGATGCCTACAAATTGGGTTATTATGTGTTCAAGAGGATGCTACAGATCGTCCGACCATGTCGACTGTTATCTTTATGTTAAGGAATGAAGTGGCTCTTCCTTCTCCAAAGAAACCTGCttttattttaaagagaaaatacaaCAGTGGAGATCCATCCACCAGTACTGAAGGAGCCAACTCTGTAAATGATCTAACAATTTCTATAATCAATGCAcgttaa